From Danio rerio strain Tuebingen ecotype United States chromosome 7, GRCz12tu, whole genome shotgun sequence, the proteins below share one genomic window:
- the si:ch73-40a2.1 gene encoding uncharacterized protein si:ch73-40a2.1 isoform X2 has translation MDLFSFAFYFLFCISWTFSSNIISTPIRKEIFDSSKESRSKWTGSPARDWEETEMQLGKPHAHPVYHACNPEFKKKSKKLLTKWIPKQDARELLLDLSFAQVDQQPLYIFVIKSNQSQKPYGPQKPVLAITVQHPFLANGYPRDEDLSHAKALNLGNISENSFYLEFSYSGNCMFIASVQVFFLKCPAFTWKQMKFEETAARGSRRGVCVDGAVEISTPLTECQSNGTWASPQGSCVCSAEYQSSGDTCKANAPGSLLATPPSINDPRPALPPVHTGVVVGGVLLLLIVTGVVLLFVRHHKLRGHQDMELVSESAVTQYRRQTELLDSKTSSVSHPEAQIEEASQYDCAYEPMRPHTLQLKSTMSDSDQMLDGIKDHLLCLRDVLVERTKLQLSQKLGKGEFGAVYEGIFSPKIGQDIRVAVKTSKDVIHSEEDLESFLKEAEMMKHFDHVNVVKLLGVALEWDPESSMVVPLVILPYMKHRDLHSFLRATRYDDVPMFVPHQSLLRFMMDIAAGMEYLSLQGFLHRDLAARNCMLGDDLRVCVADFGLSKMMYSSNYYRHKSQDVKLPVRWMAIESVSDFIFTTKSDVWSFGVTMWEITSRGKVPYPGVSNYELLDYLEKGHRLSQGDNDSKLYELMLSCWHRDPSQRPSFGELHQSLSALLSELPPLEDRMESHYINLGLEAANDRQDSAQNQVENKTDYLDLLKTGEGFEEREGKYKEGEQKYM, from the exons ATGGACCTGTTTTCCTTTgcgttttattttctattttgcaTTTCATGGACTTTCTCCTCAAACATCATCTCCACACCTATCAGAA AAGAAATATTTGATTCAAGCAAAGAGAGTCGATCGAAGTGGACAGGCTCACCAGCAAGAGAT TGGGAGGAAACAGAAATGCAGCTTGGAAAGCCCCATGCACACCCAGTCTACCATGCTTGTAACCCTGAATTCAAAAAGAAATCTAAAAAATTATTGACAAAATGGATCCCAAAACAAGATGCCCGTGAGCTTCTGCTGGACCTGAGTTTTGCCCAAGTGGACCAGCAGCCTCTTTACATCTTTGTTATTAAATCTAACCAGTCTCAGAAGCCATATGGACCACAAAAACCAGTTCTTGCAATCACAGTCCAGCATCCATTCCTTGCAAACGGCTATCCTCGGGATGAGGACCTGAGTCATGCCAAGGCTCTAAATTTGGGAAACATCTCTGAGAACAGCTTTTACCTGGAGTTTTCATACAGCGGAAACTGCATGTTCATTGCTTCAGTCCAGGTGTTCTTCCTCAAATGTCCAGCTTTTACATGGAAGCAGATGAAGTTTGAGGAAACTGCAGCAAGAGGGTCGAGGagaggagtgtgtgtggatggagcAGTGGAGATTTCGACCCCTCTGACTGAGTGTCAGTCTAATGGGACATGGGCTTCACCGCAGGGCTCATGTGTCTGCAGTGCAGAATACCAGAGCAGTGGAGACACATGCAAAG CAAATGCTCCTGGCAGTCTGTTGGCCACCCCTCCCTCAATAAATGATCCCAGACCTGCACTTCCTCCTGTCCATACTGGTGTTGTAGTAGGTGGAGTCCTGCTTCTTCTCATCGTCACAGGTGTCGTACTCCTCTTTGTACGGCATCACAAGCTCAG AGGTCATCAAGATATGGAGCTTGTGTCCGAATCTGCTGTGACTCAATATCGACGTCAAACTGAGCTACTTGACAGCAAGACTTCTTCTGTTTCTCATCCTGAAG CACAGATAGAGGAAGCATCTCAGTATGACTGTGCTTATGAACCTATGCGCCCTCACACACTTCAGCTGAAATCTACAA TGTCAGACTCAGATCAGATGTTGGATGGGATAAAGGATCATCTGCTGTGTCTTAGAGATGTGCTGGTGGAACGGACAAAGTTACAATTAAGCCAAAAACTTGGGAAAg GGGAATTTGGAGCTGTTTATGAGGGCATATTTTCCCCTAAAATAGGACAAGACATCAGAGTTGCGGTCAAAACAtctaaag acgtGATCCACAGTGAAGAAGATCTGGAGTCTTTCCTGAAGGAGGCGGAAATGATGAAGCATTTCGATCATGTGAATGTAGTTAAATTGCTTG GGGTTGCTCTAGAGTGGGATCCGGAATCTTCTATGGTTGTACCACTGGTTATTCTCCCATACATGAAGCACAGAGACTTACACAGTTTCCTCAGAGCGACAAGATACGATGATGTTCCCATG TTTGTGCCTCATCAGAGTCTTCTGCGCTTTATGATGGACATTGCTGCGGGAATGGAGTATCTGAGCCTTCAGGGTTTCTTACACAGAGATCTGGCCGCCCGCAACTGCAT GTTGGGTGAtgatctgcgtgtgtgtgtggcggACTTTGGCCTCTCTAAGATGATGTATTCCAGCAACTACTACAGACATAAGAGTCAGGATGTTAAACTGCCTGTGAGGTGGATGGCCATAGAGAGTGTGTCAGACTTCATATTCACCACCAAGAGTGATGTG TGGTCATTTGGGGTAACCATGTGGGAGATCACATCTAGAGGGAAGGTACCTTATCCAGGTGTCTCCAATTACGAGCTTCTGGACTACCTGGAAAAAGGACACCGGCTTAGCCAAGGGGACAATGACAGCAAACT ATATGAGCTTATGTTGAGCTGCTGGCACAGAGATCCATCTCAGAGGCCAAGTTTTGGAGAGCTGCACCAGAGCCTCAGTGCTCTTCTGTCTGAGCTTCCACCTCTGGAGGACAGAATGGAGAGCCACTACATCAACCTGGGCCTGGAGGCTGCCAACGATCGACAGGACAGTGCACAAAACCAGGTGGAAAATAAAACAGACTATCTGGATCTGCTTAAAACTGGTGAGGGGTTTGAGGAAAGAGAAGGAAAGTATAAGGAGGGAGAGCAAAAGTATATGTGA
- the si:ch73-40a2.1 gene encoding uncharacterized protein si:ch73-40a2.1 isoform X3, with amino-acid sequence MDLFSFAFYFLFCISWTFSSNIISTPIRKEIFDSSKESRSKWTGSPARDWEETEMQLGKPHAHPVYHACNPEFKKKSKKLLTKWIPKQDARELLLDLSFAQVDQQPLYIFVIKSNQSQKPYGPQKPVLAITVQHPFLANGYPRDEDLSHAKALNLGNISENSFYLEFSYSGNCMFIASVQVFFLKCPAFTWKQMKFEETAARGSRRGVCVDGAVEISTPLTECQSNGTWASPQGSCVCSAEYQSSGDTCKANAPGSLLATPPSINDPRPALPPVHTGVVVGGVLLLLIVTGVVLLFVRHHKLRGHQDMELVSESAVTQYRRQTELLDSKTSSVSHPEVSDSDQMLDGIKDHLLCLRDVLVERTKLQLSQKLGKGEFGAVYEGIFSPKIGQDIRVAVKTSKDVIHSEEDLESFLKEAEMMKHFDHVNVVKLLGVALEWDPESSMVVPLVILPYMKHRDLHSFLRATRYDDVPMFVPHQSLLRFMMDIAAGMEYLSLQGFLHRDLAARNCMLGDDLRVCVADFGLSKMMYSSNYYRHKSQDVKLPVRWMAIESVSDFIFTTKSDVWSFGVTMWEITSRGKVPYPGVSNYELLDYLEKGHRLSQGDNDSKLYELMLSCWHRDPSQRPSFGELHQSLSALLSELPPLEDRMESHYINLGLEAANDRQDSAQNQVENKTDYLDLLKTGEGFEEREGKYKEGEQKYM; translated from the exons ATGGACCTGTTTTCCTTTgcgttttattttctattttgcaTTTCATGGACTTTCTCCTCAAACATCATCTCCACACCTATCAGAA AAGAAATATTTGATTCAAGCAAAGAGAGTCGATCGAAGTGGACAGGCTCACCAGCAAGAGAT TGGGAGGAAACAGAAATGCAGCTTGGAAAGCCCCATGCACACCCAGTCTACCATGCTTGTAACCCTGAATTCAAAAAGAAATCTAAAAAATTATTGACAAAATGGATCCCAAAACAAGATGCCCGTGAGCTTCTGCTGGACCTGAGTTTTGCCCAAGTGGACCAGCAGCCTCTTTACATCTTTGTTATTAAATCTAACCAGTCTCAGAAGCCATATGGACCACAAAAACCAGTTCTTGCAATCACAGTCCAGCATCCATTCCTTGCAAACGGCTATCCTCGGGATGAGGACCTGAGTCATGCCAAGGCTCTAAATTTGGGAAACATCTCTGAGAACAGCTTTTACCTGGAGTTTTCATACAGCGGAAACTGCATGTTCATTGCTTCAGTCCAGGTGTTCTTCCTCAAATGTCCAGCTTTTACATGGAAGCAGATGAAGTTTGAGGAAACTGCAGCAAGAGGGTCGAGGagaggagtgtgtgtggatggagcAGTGGAGATTTCGACCCCTCTGACTGAGTGTCAGTCTAATGGGACATGGGCTTCACCGCAGGGCTCATGTGTCTGCAGTGCAGAATACCAGAGCAGTGGAGACACATGCAAAG CAAATGCTCCTGGCAGTCTGTTGGCCACCCCTCCCTCAATAAATGATCCCAGACCTGCACTTCCTCCTGTCCATACTGGTGTTGTAGTAGGTGGAGTCCTGCTTCTTCTCATCGTCACAGGTGTCGTACTCCTCTTTGTACGGCATCACAAGCTCAG AGGTCATCAAGATATGGAGCTTGTGTCCGAATCTGCTGTGACTCAATATCGACGTCAAACTGAGCTACTTGACAGCAAGACTTCTTCTGTTTCTCATCCTGAAG TGTCAGACTCAGATCAGATGTTGGATGGGATAAAGGATCATCTGCTGTGTCTTAGAGATGTGCTGGTGGAACGGACAAAGTTACAATTAAGCCAAAAACTTGGGAAAg GGGAATTTGGAGCTGTTTATGAGGGCATATTTTCCCCTAAAATAGGACAAGACATCAGAGTTGCGGTCAAAACAtctaaag acgtGATCCACAGTGAAGAAGATCTGGAGTCTTTCCTGAAGGAGGCGGAAATGATGAAGCATTTCGATCATGTGAATGTAGTTAAATTGCTTG GGGTTGCTCTAGAGTGGGATCCGGAATCTTCTATGGTTGTACCACTGGTTATTCTCCCATACATGAAGCACAGAGACTTACACAGTTTCCTCAGAGCGACAAGATACGATGATGTTCCCATG TTTGTGCCTCATCAGAGTCTTCTGCGCTTTATGATGGACATTGCTGCGGGAATGGAGTATCTGAGCCTTCAGGGTTTCTTACACAGAGATCTGGCCGCCCGCAACTGCAT GTTGGGTGAtgatctgcgtgtgtgtgtggcggACTTTGGCCTCTCTAAGATGATGTATTCCAGCAACTACTACAGACATAAGAGTCAGGATGTTAAACTGCCTGTGAGGTGGATGGCCATAGAGAGTGTGTCAGACTTCATATTCACCACCAAGAGTGATGTG TGGTCATTTGGGGTAACCATGTGGGAGATCACATCTAGAGGGAAGGTACCTTATCCAGGTGTCTCCAATTACGAGCTTCTGGACTACCTGGAAAAAGGACACCGGCTTAGCCAAGGGGACAATGACAGCAAACT ATATGAGCTTATGTTGAGCTGCTGGCACAGAGATCCATCTCAGAGGCCAAGTTTTGGAGAGCTGCACCAGAGCCTCAGTGCTCTTCTGTCTGAGCTTCCACCTCTGGAGGACAGAATGGAGAGCCACTACATCAACCTGGGCCTGGAGGCTGCCAACGATCGACAGGACAGTGCACAAAACCAGGTGGAAAATAAAACAGACTATCTGGATCTGCTTAAAACTGGTGAGGGGTTTGAGGAAAGAGAAGGAAAGTATAAGGAGGGAGAGCAAAAGTATATGTGA
- the si:ch73-40a2.1 gene encoding hepatocyte growth factor receptor isoform X1, producing MDLFSFAFYFLFCISWTFSSNIISTPIRKEIFDSSKESRSKWTGSPARDWEETEMQLGKPHAHPVYHACNPEFKKKSKKLLTKWIPKQDARELLLDLSFAQVDQQPLYIFVIKSNQSQKPYGPQKPVLAITVQHPFLANGYPRDEDLSHAKALNLGNISENSFYLEFSYSGNCMFIASVQVFFLKCPAFTWKQMKFEETAARGSRRGVCVDGAVEISTPLTECQSNGTWASPQGSCVCSAEYQSSGDTCKANAPGSLLATPPSINDPRPALPPVHTGVVVGGVLLLLIVTGVVLLFVRHHKLRGHQDMELVSESAVTQYRRQTELLDSKTSSVSHPEVCRIIGQNQSAECKPCFPTAQIEEASQYDCAYEPMRPHTLQLKSTMSDSDQMLDGIKDHLLCLRDVLVERTKLQLSQKLGKGEFGAVYEGIFSPKIGQDIRVAVKTSKDVIHSEEDLESFLKEAEMMKHFDHVNVVKLLGVALEWDPESSMVVPLVILPYMKHRDLHSFLRATRYDDVPMFVPHQSLLRFMMDIAAGMEYLSLQGFLHRDLAARNCMLGDDLRVCVADFGLSKMMYSSNYYRHKSQDVKLPVRWMAIESVSDFIFTTKSDVWSFGVTMWEITSRGKVPYPGVSNYELLDYLEKGHRLSQGDNDSKLYELMLSCWHRDPSQRPSFGELHQSLSALLSELPPLEDRMESHYINLGLEAANDRQDSAQNQVENKTDYLDLLKTGEGFEEREGKYKEGEQKYM from the exons ATGGACCTGTTTTCCTTTgcgttttattttctattttgcaTTTCATGGACTTTCTCCTCAAACATCATCTCCACACCTATCAGAA AAGAAATATTTGATTCAAGCAAAGAGAGTCGATCGAAGTGGACAGGCTCACCAGCAAGAGAT TGGGAGGAAACAGAAATGCAGCTTGGAAAGCCCCATGCACACCCAGTCTACCATGCTTGTAACCCTGAATTCAAAAAGAAATCTAAAAAATTATTGACAAAATGGATCCCAAAACAAGATGCCCGTGAGCTTCTGCTGGACCTGAGTTTTGCCCAAGTGGACCAGCAGCCTCTTTACATCTTTGTTATTAAATCTAACCAGTCTCAGAAGCCATATGGACCACAAAAACCAGTTCTTGCAATCACAGTCCAGCATCCATTCCTTGCAAACGGCTATCCTCGGGATGAGGACCTGAGTCATGCCAAGGCTCTAAATTTGGGAAACATCTCTGAGAACAGCTTTTACCTGGAGTTTTCATACAGCGGAAACTGCATGTTCATTGCTTCAGTCCAGGTGTTCTTCCTCAAATGTCCAGCTTTTACATGGAAGCAGATGAAGTTTGAGGAAACTGCAGCAAGAGGGTCGAGGagaggagtgtgtgtggatggagcAGTGGAGATTTCGACCCCTCTGACTGAGTGTCAGTCTAATGGGACATGGGCTTCACCGCAGGGCTCATGTGTCTGCAGTGCAGAATACCAGAGCAGTGGAGACACATGCAAAG CAAATGCTCCTGGCAGTCTGTTGGCCACCCCTCCCTCAATAAATGATCCCAGACCTGCACTTCCTCCTGTCCATACTGGTGTTGTAGTAGGTGGAGTCCTGCTTCTTCTCATCGTCACAGGTGTCGTACTCCTCTTTGTACGGCATCACAAGCTCAG AGGTCATCAAGATATGGAGCTTGTGTCCGAATCTGCTGTGACTCAATATCGACGTCAAACTGAGCTACTTGACAGCAAGACTTCTTCTGTTTCTCATCCTGAAG TTTGTAGGATAATCGGCCAAAATCAGAGTGCTGAATGTAAACCCTGCTTTCCCACAGCACAGATAGAGGAAGCATCTCAGTATGACTGTGCTTATGAACCTATGCGCCCTCACACACTTCAGCTGAAATCTACAA TGTCAGACTCAGATCAGATGTTGGATGGGATAAAGGATCATCTGCTGTGTCTTAGAGATGTGCTGGTGGAACGGACAAAGTTACAATTAAGCCAAAAACTTGGGAAAg GGGAATTTGGAGCTGTTTATGAGGGCATATTTTCCCCTAAAATAGGACAAGACATCAGAGTTGCGGTCAAAACAtctaaag acgtGATCCACAGTGAAGAAGATCTGGAGTCTTTCCTGAAGGAGGCGGAAATGATGAAGCATTTCGATCATGTGAATGTAGTTAAATTGCTTG GGGTTGCTCTAGAGTGGGATCCGGAATCTTCTATGGTTGTACCACTGGTTATTCTCCCATACATGAAGCACAGAGACTTACACAGTTTCCTCAGAGCGACAAGATACGATGATGTTCCCATG TTTGTGCCTCATCAGAGTCTTCTGCGCTTTATGATGGACATTGCTGCGGGAATGGAGTATCTGAGCCTTCAGGGTTTCTTACACAGAGATCTGGCCGCCCGCAACTGCAT GTTGGGTGAtgatctgcgtgtgtgtgtggcggACTTTGGCCTCTCTAAGATGATGTATTCCAGCAACTACTACAGACATAAGAGTCAGGATGTTAAACTGCCTGTGAGGTGGATGGCCATAGAGAGTGTGTCAGACTTCATATTCACCACCAAGAGTGATGTG TGGTCATTTGGGGTAACCATGTGGGAGATCACATCTAGAGGGAAGGTACCTTATCCAGGTGTCTCCAATTACGAGCTTCTGGACTACCTGGAAAAAGGACACCGGCTTAGCCAAGGGGACAATGACAGCAAACT ATATGAGCTTATGTTGAGCTGCTGGCACAGAGATCCATCTCAGAGGCCAAGTTTTGGAGAGCTGCACCAGAGCCTCAGTGCTCTTCTGTCTGAGCTTCCACCTCTGGAGGACAGAATGGAGAGCCACTACATCAACCTGGGCCTGGAGGCTGCCAACGATCGACAGGACAGTGCACAAAACCAGGTGGAAAATAAAACAGACTATCTGGATCTGCTTAAAACTGGTGAGGGGTTTGAGGAAAGAGAAGGAAAGTATAAGGAGGGAGAGCAAAAGTATATGTGA